The Sinomicrobium kalidii genome contains a region encoding:
- a CDS encoding SusC/RagA family TonB-linked outer membrane protein, translating to MKVKLFWLVCCLVTFPIGIYAQNTITGTVTDANNQPLPGANIVVEGTNRYAVTDFDGNFSIEASQGEVLEVTYVGFEARQITVGDQASLTIVLQEDTAELDEVVVVGYGTQKKSDITGAVSSIKAEDIVKQPALTAVQSIQGKVAGVNIVSSDAPGATPTVMVRGLGTAEGGRAPFYVVDGQPTQDIRSINPSDIESIDFLKGASYANIYGIRAANGVILITTKRGKKGKPVFKVNSFYGVKSALNKVKMANADQYTTFFNEESAAVDGFLLQENQRFNTDWYDELLQLGSINSNSFSVSGAGDAVDYFFSYNFYQEEGILKDNKYSRGTIRNNNTYHLFDDKFRITQNVNITYTNEAPKPFGAFNNAYRQSPLVPVYYDNGRFGQSFVNQTTGNVTYESGPGETVGRLYPHGNPVADVYYREQDINTTTLQGQITAELDITDYLKATTRFGATKFYSKNNTYNPIRERWLNADPRRTVEEFEAGRVPDEEDGTISTEFANNSYRVIDEEYFRWNIEGFLTFDKSFDDHNLSATVGLSRENYGGREKIEALAYDVFEEKRLRSLGRKTSSFFENTVNQEFNQSTNLQSYFGRVEYDYAKKYFLRAVLRRDGTSDFVTGDNYFETFPAVSLGWTISKENFLKESTFLSHLKLFTGWGKLGNANVPFNIQQIETNAGSGNQNYVFGPTQSLIFGASFGSPVVPLQWEVTEEWEAGFDFAFFNSKLSGTLDYYNRRNTNAIINVQNILNSEAEGNFLAHAAEVSNTGIEALVNWKDNINENFSYNLSVNFSTNRNRVENVTPGYDGATGGSLGNGQITKRLKEGQPLFAWWMYEAEGVWQNQEEIDNNASIGGAAPGHLRYKDQNEDGVIDDRDKKYFDSYIPTFNYGVNIGVQYKQFDFSLDGFGVGGNKVYNGLANTRLGGENITAEAFNDRWTGEGSTNTHPGANRDAVASSYWLEDGGFFRINNITLGYTFNELSLFNRVRFYVTAQNPFMFTNYSGFTPELNRSGNNEYGNPTGTTGIELAAYPTTRTFIFGVNLQL from the coding sequence ATGAAGGTAAAATTGTTTTGGCTTGTATGCTGTTTGGTTACATTTCCAATAGGTATTTATGCGCAGAATACGATTACGGGTACGGTAACGGATGCAAACAACCAGCCATTACCCGGAGCTAATATTGTAGTGGAAGGGACCAACAGGTATGCCGTCACCGATTTTGACGGAAATTTCAGTATCGAAGCCTCGCAGGGTGAAGTGCTGGAGGTCACCTATGTAGGTTTTGAAGCCCGACAGATCACGGTCGGGGACCAGGCTTCACTGACTATTGTACTCCAGGAAGACACTGCCGAACTCGATGAAGTGGTGGTCGTTGGATACGGCACACAGAAAAAATCGGATATCACCGGGGCCGTATCATCAATTAAGGCGGAAGATATTGTTAAACAACCTGCTTTGACTGCCGTACAGTCTATCCAGGGAAAAGTGGCCGGGGTTAATATTGTTTCAAGTGATGCCCCCGGTGCTACACCAACCGTTATGGTACGTGGTCTGGGAACGGCTGAAGGAGGAAGGGCCCCTTTTTATGTGGTAGACGGACAGCCTACCCAGGATATACGAAGTATTAATCCGTCTGATATAGAATCCATAGACTTTCTTAAAGGCGCATCTTATGCCAATATTTATGGTATTCGGGCAGCCAACGGTGTAATTCTGATTACTACTAAAAGAGGAAAAAAGGGAAAGCCTGTTTTTAAGGTAAATTCTTTTTATGGGGTTAAAAGCGCCCTCAATAAGGTGAAAATGGCCAATGCCGATCAATACACCACCTTTTTTAACGAAGAGAGTGCTGCCGTTGACGGGTTTTTATTGCAGGAAAATCAACGGTTCAATACGGATTGGTATGATGAATTACTGCAGTTAGGGAGCATTAACAGTAACAGTTTTTCCGTATCAGGAGCAGGGGATGCCGTAGATTATTTCTTCAGCTATAATTTTTACCAGGAAGAAGGGATTCTGAAAGACAATAAATACAGCAGGGGGACAATAAGGAATAACAATACGTATCATTTGTTTGACGATAAATTCAGGATCACTCAGAATGTAAATATTACATATACCAATGAAGCGCCCAAACCATTTGGGGCTTTTAATAATGCGTATCGGCAATCACCGCTGGTTCCGGTTTATTATGACAATGGCAGATTCGGCCAATCCTTTGTAAATCAAACCACGGGTAATGTTACTTATGAATCAGGTCCCGGAGAAACGGTTGGCCGGTTATATCCGCACGGAAACCCGGTAGCCGATGTATATTATCGGGAGCAGGATATTAATACGACCACATTGCAGGGGCAAATCACGGCAGAATTGGATATTACGGATTATTTGAAGGCAACTACGCGATTCGGAGCTACAAAATTTTATTCCAAGAACAATACATACAACCCGATAAGGGAACGATGGTTAAACGCTGATCCCAGGAGGACTGTAGAAGAATTTGAAGCCGGTCGTGTTCCTGATGAAGAAGACGGAACAATTTCGACTGAATTTGCCAATAACTCATACCGGGTTATAGATGAAGAATACTTCAGGTGGAATATAGAAGGTTTTTTGACCTTCGATAAATCCTTTGATGATCATAATCTTTCGGCTACCGTTGGTTTGAGCAGGGAAAACTATGGCGGAAGAGAAAAAATAGAAGCCCTGGCATATGATGTTTTTGAAGAAAAAAGATTGAGAAGTCTCGGGAGAAAAACATCCTCTTTCTTTGAAAATACCGTTAATCAGGAATTTAACCAATCTACCAACCTGCAATCTTATTTCGGCCGGGTTGAGTATGATTATGCAAAGAAATACTTTTTGAGAGCAGTACTCCGAAGAGATGGTACGAGTGATTTTGTTACAGGAGATAATTATTTTGAAACTTTTCCCGCAGTTAGCCTGGGATGGACCATTTCTAAAGAGAATTTTTTAAAGGAAAGCACTTTTCTCAGCCATTTAAAACTCTTTACCGGTTGGGGAAAACTGGGGAATGCCAATGTACCTTTTAATATTCAGCAGATAGAGACCAATGCAGGGAGCGGAAATCAAAATTATGTATTTGGCCCCACACAAAGCCTGATTTTCGGGGCCTCATTCGGAAGTCCGGTAGTCCCTCTGCAATGGGAAGTGACTGAAGAATGGGAGGCAGGTTTTGACTTTGCATTCTTTAATAGCAAGTTATCGGGTACACTGGATTACTATAACCGGAGAAATACCAATGCAATAATCAATGTGCAAAATATATTGAACTCGGAAGCCGAAGGAAATTTTTTGGCACATGCGGCTGAAGTGTCCAATACCGGGATAGAGGCATTGGTGAACTGGAAAGACAACATCAATGAGAATTTCAGCTATAACCTGAGTGTCAACTTTTCGACCAACAGGAACCGGGTAGAAAATGTTACTCCCGGATATGACGGTGCTACGGGAGGAAGCCTGGGGAATGGCCAGATCACCAAAAGATTAAAGGAAGGCCAACCCTTGTTCGCCTGGTGGATGTATGAGGCAGAAGGTGTATGGCAAAACCAGGAGGAGATCGATAACAACGCTTCCATAGGAGGCGCGGCTCCGGGTCATTTACGGTACAAGGATCAGAACGAAGACGGCGTTATTGACGACAGGGATAAAAAATATTTTGACTCTTATATCCCCACGTTCAATTACGGGGTGAATATAGGTGTACAATATAAACAATTCGATTTTAGCCTGGATGGTTTTGGCGTAGGCGGAAATAAGGTATACAACGGTCTGGCAAATACCCGCCTGGGCGGGGAGAATATAACCGCTGAAGCATTTAATGACCGCTGGACCGGAGAAGGCTCTACCAATACACATCCGGGGGCTAACAGGGATGCCGTAGCATCTTCATATTGGCTGGAAGACGGGGGTTTTTTCAGAATAAATAATATAACCCTGGGATATACATTCAATGAGCTGTCCCTTTTTAACCGGGTTCGTTTTTACGTTACCGCACAAAATCCGTTTATGTTTACCAATTATTCGGGCTTTACACCCGAACTGAACAGAAGTGGCAACAATGAGTATGGAAATCCGACGGGAACAACAGGGATAGAACTCGCTGCATACCCTACGACCCGTACCTTTATTTTCGGTGTTAATTTACAGTTATAA
- a CDS encoding helix-turn-helix and ligand-binding sensor domain-containing protein: MWRSVTGYLFFIIWFVPGWQVISSQEVILPVTNFSVNDYRAANQNWDISTNEHGVTFVANHQGLLVFNGQHWKLYTLPNKTIIRSVFCDGDRIYTGSYEEFGYWEKNTFGIYEYTSLTSLINTDHEFKSEEFWEIAKWGENIVFRSFTTVYIYNGEKITVFEPDFIVTKIVPRNRELILGKNNGDIYRYSLADGLIQMEGAGGIDDPVADMVVNGDELIIGTKSKGCFSYDFNRQELQKWDSGINALLSEYELNKIHLLQQNRIAFGTIKNGVIIYDRQTGDSQYINRHLGLQNNTVLGMDVRGNNLWLALDNGVDAVKINSEFSFFKEDSGELGTVYDIAFYNNTTYMGSNTGVYYFKEGELVFLENSQGHVWDLEVVSGRLLCGHNTGTYDISTNTFNKISGFSGGYRIRKVPGRENTFIQCTYIGLALFTYGEEGWAVNRIEGINFPVDNIIFENRHTIWASHPYKGFFRISLGDNYRNATVEREFNDSKLKDFRTQVFRVGNDVALYNSGNWYTYNPVKDYLEAFTPFKKYTGKKLLFQDKGHYWFTDPGKNGIIYTDLTKDTVIAQKELIQRLTPLFEKVVKRNDSLYYFTLNDGFAEFNFRKYREQQRQQLTDTVRIAGVETNYSPYAFSENPGIPFNNARNIRFSLYYPHHFKQDFSYRLSGAIPQKGRVENGILSLQNLTYGTYDLEVWPVALGADSPSALHYNFRVYPPWYLSRTMKIIYLLVFLLGIYLLFRWNKKLIRDHQRKLTKRMYQEKQRKLELLERQNLEREVKMKRKELMNSTLMISKKNELLLEIQNELRRIKNDSVNEYRVKSLIARTTEAIHNQEDWQVFETNFNELHDDFFKRLVKQYPKLTTKDMKLCGYLKMNLSSKEIAPLMGITIRGVEIHRYRLRKKLGLDKDQDLVKFLMVI; the protein is encoded by the coding sequence ATGTGGCGTAGTGTTACAGGATATTTGTTTTTTATTATCTGGTTTGTTCCGGGCTGGCAGGTTATTTCTTCTCAGGAGGTTATTCTACCTGTAACCAATTTTTCGGTCAATGATTACCGGGCGGCGAACCAGAACTGGGATATAAGTACAAATGAACACGGGGTTACTTTTGTGGCCAATCACCAGGGGTTGCTGGTATTTAACGGACAGCACTGGAAACTTTACACCCTGCCCAACAAGACCATTATAAGGTCGGTTTTTTGTGATGGGGACAGGATATATACCGGTTCTTATGAAGAATTCGGCTATTGGGAAAAAAATACTTTCGGTATTTATGAGTACACATCGCTGACATCATTGATAAACACCGATCACGAATTTAAAAGTGAGGAGTTCTGGGAGATTGCCAAATGGGGCGAAAATATTGTGTTCCGCTCGTTTACTACGGTTTATATTTATAATGGTGAAAAAATAACCGTATTCGAACCGGATTTTATTGTGACTAAAATTGTACCCCGCAACCGGGAGCTCATCCTCGGGAAAAACAACGGGGATATCTACCGCTATTCCCTGGCGGATGGCCTGATACAGATGGAAGGGGCCGGTGGAATTGACGACCCTGTTGCGGATATGGTGGTCAACGGGGATGAACTGATTATCGGAACCAAATCGAAAGGATGTTTCAGTTATGATTTCAACCGGCAGGAACTGCAAAAATGGGACAGCGGCATCAATGCACTCCTGTCGGAATATGAACTGAACAAGATTCACCTGTTGCAGCAAAACCGTATCGCTTTCGGGACTATAAAGAACGGGGTCATTATTTATGACAGGCAAACGGGAGACAGCCAGTATATCAACAGGCACCTGGGACTTCAGAACAATACGGTACTCGGAATGGATGTGCGCGGTAATAACCTGTGGCTGGCACTGGATAACGGGGTGGATGCGGTAAAGATAAACTCCGAATTTTCCTTTTTTAAGGAGGACAGCGGAGAACTGGGAACGGTATATGACATTGCCTTTTACAACAATACAACCTATATGGGGAGCAATACGGGGGTGTATTATTTTAAGGAAGGTGAACTGGTTTTCCTGGAGAATTCCCAGGGGCATGTATGGGACCTGGAAGTGGTGAGCGGCAGGTTGCTCTGCGGACATAATACAGGGACCTACGATATCAGCACGAATACTTTTAACAAAATTTCCGGGTTTTCCGGGGGGTACCGTATCCGTAAAGTGCCCGGACGGGAAAATACCTTTATTCAATGTACGTATATCGGGCTGGCTTTGTTCACTTACGGAGAAGAAGGGTGGGCCGTGAACCGTATTGAAGGTATCAACTTCCCCGTAGACAATATCATTTTTGAAAACCGGCATACCATCTGGGCATCGCATCCCTACAAAGGTTTTTTCAGGATCAGTCTGGGTGACAACTACCGGAATGCCACTGTTGAGAGGGAATTCAATGACAGTAAGCTAAAAGATTTCAGAACGCAGGTGTTCCGTGTTGGTAACGATGTGGCCCTGTACAATTCGGGAAACTGGTATACCTACAATCCCGTGAAGGATTATCTCGAAGCATTTACACCGTTTAAAAAATACACCGGGAAAAAACTGCTCTTTCAGGACAAGGGACATTACTGGTTTACCGACCCCGGGAAGAACGGTATTATTTATACGGATCTGACCAAAGATACCGTTATTGCCCAAAAAGAACTGATACAGCGGCTGACCCCCTTGTTTGAAAAAGTGGTGAAGAGGAACGATTCGCTCTATTACTTTACCCTTAACGATGGTTTTGCCGAATTCAATTTCCGGAAATACAGGGAACAACAGCGACAGCAGCTTACGGATACGGTTCGGATTGCAGGGGTGGAAACGAATTATTCCCCGTATGCTTTTTCGGAGAATCCGGGCATCCCTTTCAACAATGCACGGAACATCCGTTTTTCCCTCTATTATCCCCATCATTTCAAACAGGATTTCAGTTACCGCCTGTCGGGAGCTATCCCGCAGAAAGGAAGGGTGGAAAACGGAATACTTTCCCTGCAAAACCTGACCTACGGAACGTATGACCTGGAAGTATGGCCGGTGGCCCTGGGGGCAGACAGTCCGTCGGCCCTGCACTATAATTTTCGCGTATACCCGCCCTGGTACCTTTCCCGGACCATGAAAATCATTTATCTCCTCGTATTCCTGTTAGGGATCTACCTGCTTTTCAGGTGGAACAAGAAGCTGATACGCGACCATCAGCGGAAGCTGACAAAGCGGATGTACCAGGAAAAGCAGCGAAAGCTGGAACTCCTGGAACGGCAGAACCTGGAGCGGGAAGTGAAAATGAAACGGAAGGAGCTGATGAATTCCACATTGATGATCAGTAAAAAGAACGAACTCTTACTGGAAATTCAAAACGAACTGCGAAGGATCAAAAATGACAGTGTCAACGAATACCGGGTAAAGAGCCTTATCGCACGAACAACGGAAGCCATACACAACCAGGAAGACTGGCAGGTGTTTGAAACCAATTTCAATGAACTGCACGACGACTTTTTTAAAAGGCTGGTGAAACAGTATCCGAAACTGACCACCAAGGATATGAAGCTGTGCGGCTACCTTAAAATGAACCTCAGTTCAAAGGAAATCGCCCCGCTTATGGGAATCACTATCCGCGGGGTGGAAATACACCGGTACCGCCTCCGAAAGAAACTGGGACTGGACAAGGATCAGGATTTGGTAAAATTTTTAATGGTTATTTGA